A stretch of Clostridia bacterium DNA encodes these proteins:
- a CDS encoding UDP-N-acetylmuramoyl-tripeptide--D-alanyl-D-alanine ligase produces the protein MSKERTIGTVREIAQLLGCDKYEEYGRDQISSVVTDSRAVVPGALFFAIRGERTDGHLYLTDILKKEGSIAIVEKGHKALKELDKYSTRLIPVENVLDAMHQLARWYRKKFNIPVVAVTGSSGKTTTKDMVRDVLSQSFKVKANHGSFNNELGLPLTILGLAPEHQVLVLEMGMRGLGQIEKLCDIALPTIGIITNIGLTHMELLKTQENIFRAKTELLLSIPQDGICILNGTDQWTNKAKTKCNGQVLTYGFSESDSIQAKNILQEGTSTIFDVTYQSQSHQCRLPLLGKHNVLDALSAILVGLKMGMSLDVCVHGIENLKLSDKRLSYQKGVGNSQIINDCYNANPDSMSASLGILEMHPGRKIAVLADMRELGEIEQEEHRKIGRMAAQKGVALLVGVGPLAKYIVEGANDYKPGMAIHCINNDEAAEYLLTQLKLGDTVLVKGSRSMKLEEIIDKIVNEDNNE, from the coding sequence ATGAGTAAAGAAAGAACCATAGGCACTGTGCGAGAAATTGCACAGCTGCTGGGGTGCGACAAGTATGAAGAATATGGGCGTGACCAGATTTCATCCGTAGTCACGGATAGTAGGGCTGTGGTACCAGGGGCCCTCTTTTTTGCTATCAGAGGAGAGCGAACGGATGGGCATCTATACCTAACGGATATCCTAAAAAAGGAAGGCTCCATAGCTATTGTAGAAAAAGGGCATAAAGCTTTAAAAGAATTGGATAAGTATAGCACACGACTGATTCCGGTGGAAAACGTGTTAGACGCTATGCACCAGCTTGCTAGGTGGTACAGAAAGAAATTCAATATTCCAGTCGTGGCGGTGACCGGTTCTAGTGGTAAGACTACCACGAAGGACATGGTCCGGGATGTTTTGTCACAGTCGTTTAAAGTTAAAGCCAACCATGGTAGTTTTAACAACGAGCTAGGTTTACCACTTACAATTCTAGGCCTGGCCCCGGAACATCAAGTACTAGTTTTGGAAATGGGTATGCGAGGGCTGGGACAGATTGAGAAGTTATGTGATATTGCCTTACCTACAATTGGCATTATAACCAACATAGGCTTGACGCATATGGAACTGTTAAAAACGCAAGAAAATATTTTTAGAGCGAAAACGGAGTTGCTCTTGTCTATTCCCCAGGATGGTATTTGTATTCTAAACGGAACAGACCAATGGACAAATAAAGCGAAAACAAAATGCAATGGACAGGTTCTAACCTATGGCTTTTCAGAATCGGATAGTATTCAAGCCAAAAACATACTTCAAGAGGGTACAAGCACAATTTTTGACGTTACGTACCAAAGTCAAAGCCATCAATGCCGTTTGCCACTTCTCGGCAAACACAATGTGCTTGATGCCTTAAGTGCCATACTAGTTGGACTTAAGATGGGAATGAGTCTAGATGTATGTGTCCATGGTATAGAAAATTTAAAGTTAAGTGACAAACGATTATCTTATCAAAAGGGGGTAGGAAACAGTCAGATTATCAATGACTGTTACAATGCCAATCCAGATTCGATGAGTGCATCATTAGGTATCTTAGAGATGCATCCAGGAAGAAAAATAGCCGTGCTTGCCGATATGCGAGAATTAGGAGAAATAGAACAAGAAGAGCATAGAAAGATTGGAAGAATGGCTGCTCAAAAAGGTGTAGCCCTGCTAGTTGGTGTGGGCCCCTTAGCCAAGTATATAGTAGAGGGAGCAAATGATTACAAGCCAGGCATGGCAATTCACTGTATCAATAATGATGAAGCAGCGGAGTATCTTTTGACGCAATTGAAACTGGGAGATACAGTGCTAGTCAAGGGATCAAGGAGCATGAAACTAGAAGAGATTATCGATAAGATTGTAAATGAGGACAATAATGAATAA
- a CDS encoding UDP-N-acetylmuramoyl-L-alanyl-D-glutamate--2,6-diaminopimelate ligase — MQLDQLLINVEHSIVHGNTEMEVEGIAYDSRNVREGYLFIAIKGLVVDGHDFIESAIQNGASAVIGEDRAKLESCSAKRCLHTKNSRRALAILSANFFENPSQSLGLIGVTGTNGKTSTTMLLKTILRTAGHKTGLFGTIENSLDDEILPAHHTTPESRELQEMLGILRNKGAEYTVMEVSSHALALERVYGCDFQVGVYTNLTQDHLDFHPNMEEYFQAKLSLFKQIDEMEIKNPKGRYIVLNNDDSYSKRIADTVSCKVLTYGIHAESDYMAKNIHVGLNGIDFELIHPLGSLQMHLRMTGEFTVYNCLAAVAIALEEGIETDIIKRSLAETKVPGRFEPVQEGQDFAVVVDYAHTPDSLQNAIRTAKQVAEHRVISIFGCGGDRDRSKRSIMGKIGTEESDYAIITSDNPRTEEPTEIIKDILAGVTVPARRYETITDRRKAIQKGIAMAKKGDLVLIAGKGHEDYQIIGTKKYPFSDLLIAREAIKERDE, encoded by the coding sequence ATGCAACTCGATCAATTATTAATAAACGTAGAACACAGTATCGTACACGGAAATACAGAAATGGAAGTCGAGGGTATTGCTTATGACTCCCGAAATGTTAGAGAAGGATATCTGTTTATAGCAATTAAAGGTCTAGTTGTGGATGGCCATGATTTTATTGAAAGTGCTATCCAAAATGGTGCCTCTGCAGTCATAGGAGAAGATAGGGCAAAACTGGAATCGTGTTCTGCTAAACGATGCTTGCATACGAAAAATTCCAGAAGAGCATTGGCAATTCTTTCCGCCAATTTCTTCGAGAATCCCTCTCAAAGTTTAGGCCTTATTGGCGTTACCGGAACCAATGGAAAAACTTCGACTACGATGCTACTGAAAACCATTCTTCGAACAGCTGGGCATAAGACTGGACTGTTTGGTACCATTGAGAATTCATTAGATGATGAAATTTTGCCGGCCCACCATACCACCCCAGAATCGCGGGAACTCCAAGAGATGCTTGGAATACTACGAAATAAGGGCGCAGAATATACAGTGATGGAGGTTTCGAGCCACGCATTGGCATTGGAACGAGTATATGGCTGTGACTTTCAGGTTGGTGTCTACACGAATTTAACCCAGGACCACTTAGATTTTCACCCAAATATGGAAGAGTATTTCCAAGCAAAGCTTAGCCTTTTTAAGCAGATTGATGAAATGGAAATAAAAAACCCAAAAGGTCGCTATATTGTACTAAATAATGACGATTCTTATTCCAAAAGAATAGCCGATACCGTATCATGTAAAGTGCTTACCTATGGGATTCATGCGGAATCTGACTATATGGCTAAGAATATTCACGTCGGCTTAAATGGCATAGATTTTGAATTAATCCATCCCTTGGGTTCCTTGCAAATGCATCTAAGGATGACAGGAGAGTTTACCGTGTATAATTGTTTGGCAGCGGTCGCCATAGCTCTTGAAGAGGGAATCGAAACTGATATAATTAAGAGGTCTTTGGCAGAAACCAAGGTTCCTGGTCGGTTTGAACCAGTCCAGGAAGGGCAGGACTTTGCTGTTGTGGTAGACTATGCCCATACTCCAGATAGCCTGCAGAATGCCATCCGTACTGCCAAACAGGTAGCGGAGCATCGCGTAATCAGCATCTTTGGTTGTGGCGGTGATCGTGACCGCAGCAAGCGATCTATTATGGGAAAAATTGGAACTGAAGAAAGTGACTATGCGATTATTACGTCGGATAATCCACGGACAGAAGAACCCACCGAAATCATCAAGGACATACTGGCAGGTGTAACCGTTCCAGCGAGAAGGTATGAGACGATTACTGATCGCAGAAAGGCTATTCAAAAGGGAATTGCCATGGCTAAAAAAGGTGACTTAGTGCTTATTGCTGGAAAAGGACATGAAGATTACCAAATTATAGGAACAAAAAAATATCCTTTTAGTGATTTACTAATTGCGAGAGAAGCGATCAAGGAGAGAGATGAGTAA
- a CDS encoding PASTA domain-containing protein, whose product MRCKHDRITFATVTFILLFCVLIYRLANLQIVQGQSYKETALNNRLKEVTIESNRGDIFDRNMELLATSTYGESVAVFPIEISESKFDVQQMAATLAELLGMDEGTVFKKLTSNSSFVWLKRKIPFETGPKIEAYDFPGVELFEEAQRYYPKGRTASQTLGFAGLDNQGLSGLELTYDEMLVGKPGKISIETDSLNREIPETVHSYEEPTQGLNLQLSINSNLQYKVEKRAAELLLGEEAEKVTIVVMNVKNGEILAMTGMPDFDPADYGNYPAENWLNPAVQEVYEPGSTFKLMSAAAMLDGTDLEITDHFYCDGFASAGGLSIKCWRYYRPHGDETFMEALGNSCNPVFVEAALRTKEKNEGLLYEYYKKLGFGQKTSMPYAAQAAGIMPEDNRDIYIATSAIGQGIAVTPVQLAAAVSTVIGDGTKIEPVLVKAILDENGNIVEEHSGRTNTQVIQMDTVMDMRKMMEYTVTDATGKNGAIEGYRTGGKTGTAQKPSESGGYYKDKFICSFVGVAPMEDPAVVCIVIVDAPSDPDASGGNTAGPTCAMVLKESLEQLEIAPDYQQIYNSSEETESNSTEEIPAVVAVPDLIGTKVEVAASTLLDMNLEPEYIEEGNIVTYQEPTVGSLVEEGSIVQLTLSHIDALETKIIVPDIKGLRVYQAMDRLDQDELLISVVGEGIILEQDPKPGTLAPRGSTVIVTCGKE is encoded by the coding sequence ATGCGCTGTAAACATGACCGTATTACATTTGCTACTGTAACATTTATACTGTTGTTTTGTGTTCTTATATATAGATTGGCAAATTTACAAATCGTTCAAGGGCAGTCCTATAAGGAAACTGCCCTTAATAATCGTTTAAAAGAGGTAACCATAGAATCAAATAGGGGAGATATATTTGACCGCAATATGGAACTTTTGGCGACGAGTACCTATGGCGAATCTGTTGCGGTATTTCCAATAGAAATCAGCGAAAGCAAGTTTGATGTGCAACAAATGGCTGCCACGCTAGCAGAACTATTGGGGATGGATGAAGGAACTGTCTTCAAGAAGTTGACGAGCAACAGTAGTTTTGTGTGGCTAAAACGAAAGATTCCTTTTGAGACGGGTCCAAAGATTGAGGCCTATGACTTTCCAGGTGTAGAGTTATTTGAAGAAGCACAACGCTATTACCCAAAGGGTAGAACCGCTTCGCAGACCCTAGGCTTCGCTGGCCTTGACAATCAAGGGCTTTCGGGACTGGAACTCACCTATGATGAAATGTTGGTTGGTAAACCAGGAAAAATCAGTATTGAAACAGACTCACTAAATCGGGAGATTCCAGAAACAGTTCATTCTTATGAGGAACCGACCCAGGGACTCAACTTGCAACTGAGCATTAATTCTAATTTGCAGTATAAGGTCGAAAAACGAGCTGCTGAGCTCCTCCTTGGCGAAGAGGCTGAGAAAGTTACCATCGTTGTTATGAACGTAAAGAATGGAGAAATCTTAGCCATGACGGGCATGCCGGATTTCGATCCTGCAGATTATGGCAATTATCCAGCAGAGAATTGGCTGAACCCTGCAGTTCAAGAGGTCTATGAACCAGGTTCAACGTTTAAGCTGATGTCTGCAGCCGCCATGCTAGACGGTACGGATTTGGAAATAACAGATCATTTTTATTGTGACGGTTTTGCCAGTGCTGGTGGACTATCGATTAAATGTTGGCGCTACTATCGACCGCATGGTGATGAGACCTTTATGGAGGCTTTGGGGAATTCTTGCAATCCAGTATTTGTTGAAGCCGCGCTAAGAACCAAGGAAAAAAATGAGGGTCTACTATATGAATATTACAAGAAACTAGGATTTGGCCAAAAGACCAGTATGCCCTATGCAGCTCAAGCAGCGGGTATCATGCCTGAAGACAATAGAGATATCTACATTGCCACCTCGGCCATTGGTCAAGGCATAGCCGTTACACCAGTTCAATTGGCAGCGGCAGTATCTACTGTTATCGGGGATGGAACAAAAATCGAACCAGTACTCGTAAAGGCTATTTTAGATGAAAACGGTAATATCGTAGAAGAACATAGCGGAAGAACCAATACACAGGTTATCCAAATGGATACTGTGATGGATATGCGTAAAATGATGGAATACACAGTGACAGATGCGACGGGCAAAAATGGCGCTATTGAAGGCTACCGTACTGGTGGGAAAACAGGAACAGCTCAAAAACCTTCTGAATCAGGAGGGTATTATAAAGATAAATTTATCTGCTCATTTGTAGGAGTCGCGCCGATGGAAGATCCTGCAGTCGTCTGCATTGTGATTGTAGATGCACCATCTGACCCGGATGCTTCGGGAGGAAATACAGCTGGTCCAACTTGTGCCATGGTGCTTAAGGAATCCTTGGAACAGCTGGAAATTGCGCCAGATTACCAACAGATTTACAATTCTTCGGAAGAAACAGAATCCAATTCAACCGAGGAAATACCAGCTGTAGTGGCCGTGCCAGATTTGATTGGGACCAAAGTAGAAGTGGCGGCATCGACGCTCTTAGATATGAATTTAGAACCAGAGTATATTGAAGAGGGGAATATCGTTACCTATCAAGAACCAACGGTGGGCAGTCTCGTTGAAGAAGGAAGTATTGTTCAGCTTACGCTTTCACATATTGATGCCCTAGAGACAAAAATTATCGTTCCAGATATTAAAGGGCTTCGGGTATATCAGGCGATGGACCGATTAGACCAAGATGAGTTATTGATTTCTGTGGTGGGTGAAGGGATTATTTTGGAACAAGATCCCAAACCAGGCACCTTGGCCCCCAGAGGATCTACCGTTATAGTAACGTGTGGAAAGGAGTAA
- the rsmH gene encoding 16S rRNA (cytosine(1402)-N(4))-methyltransferase RsmH: MFQHTTVLLQETVDMLNVKKGGIYVDCTLGGGGHSTLILEKLNGSGRLIGLDQDQTAIENANKRFIKNPNFLAVRSNFRDLDDVLEKLEIDKVDGFLFDLGVSSPQLDQGERGFSYHLEAPLDMRMDQRQTLNAANIVNSYSAEKLTNIIFRYGEERWAKRIAEFIVQERQIKPIQTTTDLVRVIKMAIPKKVRQEGGHPARKTFQALRISVNDELGSLEAALEKTVDYLAPHGRLSIITFHSLEDRLIKDFFKQQAKGCTCPPDFPICVCGNKPKLSIVNRKPIVPSEKELLDNRRARSAKLRGAERIESYE, encoded by the coding sequence ATGTTTCAACATACGACAGTACTCTTGCAAGAGACAGTGGATATGCTGAATGTCAAAAAAGGTGGGATTTATGTAGATTGCACCTTGGGTGGCGGTGGTCATTCTACTCTAATATTAGAGAAACTGAATGGCAGTGGCAGATTGATTGGATTAGATCAAGATCAAACAGCAATCGAAAATGCGAATAAGCGATTTATAAAAAACCCCAATTTCTTGGCAGTACGTTCAAATTTCAGAGATTTGGATGATGTACTTGAAAAGTTGGAAATAGATAAAGTAGATGGATTTTTGTTTGACCTAGGTGTTTCCTCCCCACAACTCGACCAAGGGGAGCGAGGATTTAGTTATCACTTGGAAGCTCCGCTGGATATGAGAATGGACCAACGCCAGACGTTGAATGCTGCAAATATTGTGAACAGCTATTCGGCTGAAAAACTGACAAATATCATATTTCGATATGGGGAAGAACGTTGGGCAAAAAGAATTGCAGAATTTATTGTTCAAGAAAGACAGATTAAGCCAATTCAAACTACGACAGATTTGGTGCGCGTTATCAAGATGGCTATACCCAAAAAAGTTAGGCAGGAGGGCGGTCATCCTGCGCGAAAAACGTTTCAGGCACTTAGAATCAGTGTGAATGATGAATTGGGCTCACTGGAAGCAGCACTTGAGAAAACAGTAGATTATTTGGCTCCGCATGGCAGACTGAGTATTATTACGTTCCATTCGTTGGAAGACCGACTGATAAAAGACTTTTTCAAACAACAAGCGAAAGGGTGCACCTGTCCTCCGGATTTCCCAATTTGCGTATGTGGAAATAAGCCAAAGCTTAGTATTGTGAACCGCAAACCAATCGTACCATCAGAAAAGGAATTATTAGACAACCGCAGGGCAAGAAGTGCTAAACTGCGGGGTGCTGAAAGGATTGAATCCTATGAATAG
- the mraZ gene encoding division/cell wall cluster transcriptional repressor MraZ, which produces MFIGEYQHSLDSKNRIIIPAKFRDGLGTHFVMTKGMDNSLFIYPMKEWKTIEEKLKALSFTKKSVRDFHRMFFSGAIECELDKQGRVTISANLIKHAKLLKEATIIGVSTRVELWATENWNEYNQSENMDYDSLAEKMSEFDLDL; this is translated from the coding sequence ATGTTTATTGGTGAATACCAGCATAGTTTGGACAGCAAAAATAGAATTATTATCCCCGCGAAATTTAGGGATGGGCTGGGTACTCACTTTGTGATGACCAAGGGAATGGACAATTCCCTATTTATCTATCCTATGAAGGAATGGAAAACCATTGAGGAAAAACTGAAAGCTCTATCTTTTACCAAAAAGAGCGTTAGAGATTTTCATAGGATGTTCTTTTCTGGCGCTATTGAGTGTGAACTCGATAAACAAGGACGGGTCACAATTTCTGCGAATTTGATTAAACATGCAAAGTTGCTCAAGGAGGCAACCATCATTGGAGTTTCTACTCGAGTTGAGTTATGGGCTACTGAAAACTGGAATGAGTATAATCAGTCGGAGAACATGGACTACGACTCCTTAGCAGAAAAGATGTCTGAGTTTGATTTAGATTTATAA
- a CDS encoding small multi-drug export protein: MLPITELRVAIPLGIAWGIAPMTNYIYAVAGNILPVLPILLFLDPAIRILSKNATMKRFIDRILSSAERKKERYEKYEIFGLTVFVSIPAPGTGAWTGTLLAYLLRVNRLKAFLAISLGVIVVGLLMTGISMGILSLSGEHIVLAIGAGLAILALGIWHQSKQ; the protein is encoded by the coding sequence ATGCTACCCATTACAGAGCTTAGGGTAGCCATTCCTTTGGGAATTGCTTGGGGTATTGCTCCGATGACAAATTATATTTATGCGGTTGCTGGTAATATTTTGCCAGTACTACCAATACTACTATTTTTGGACCCAGCGATACGCATTCTATCTAAGAATGCGACGATGAAGCGGTTCATCGACCGGATTCTTAGTTCTGCTGAGCGAAAAAAAGAACGCTATGAAAAGTATGAAATCTTTGGGCTAACCGTTTTTGTAAGTATCCCAGCACCAGGTACCGGAGCCTGGACCGGGACCTTGCTAGCCTATCTTCTTAGGGTAAATCGCTTGAAGGCTTTTTTGGCCATATCGTTAGGGGTAATAGTAGTCGGTCTCTTAATGACAGGTATTTCTATGGGTATCCTTTCATTATCTGGAGAACATATTGTATTGGCGATAGGAGCAGGGCTTGCAATACTAGCACTCGGCATATGGCATCAGTCGAAACAATAG
- a CDS encoding xanthine dehydrogenase family protein molybdopterin-binding subunit codes for MEIIGKRIPIEDAEVKTRGRATYVDDLRFKEMAYAALVLSTVAHAELIHVDIEKALETEGVMAVYTFFNTPNTVYNSAAPFDTKDFPAQECLFSKKIRHQGDRIAMVIAETKEQAKLAAKEISYEITPLPSVLSIEEALKKDAPKIDPSGNLVGTCEMMSGDMEVAQGNADKEFRTKILIPSYHQAAMEPHGVVADCDELGGVVVYTPTQNIFSARMICAKVLGISEAQVRVVQTTMGGSFGSKLEIILEPLCAYAAYQLKRPVKLVLTRKQTMVASRRSYGIQADICSYIQSGKWIGMDIDIVADAGAYCSSGQDFIWAMSAKPFRLYKIPHVRYRAKSVLTNKTTASAMRGYGSTQLITALEHHVDALARHLSQDPGEWRKEYALGPEDKDLRDEKSFGSIGLKQCIDEGLNAFNWPLGISSEDEEYWYGASLALGIHGNGMYPVHTDLTTMGLKLNMDGSLILSTGTVDMGTGANTSFRMMVSAILGVPMEKIGIMHGDTTACPYDLGCYASRSIFVAGNAAVKVATSMKKMVEKDTGLELEQVDLAVYALDAFTRCGKDICCSETFVSQADPMSYAAHFARVRVHKKTQVVQVLDYLAAHDIGRAINPLSLEGQIEGAVQMGIGMALKEGLRYDNVGKLINDNFKKYPLVHAKEMPNIQVKLIESNEKAGPFGAKSIGEISAVPSVAAVCNAVAVALNRTIDMLPIQEFMDRV; via the coding sequence GTGGAAATAATAGGAAAGCGTATACCCATAGAAGATGCAGAAGTGAAGACTAGGGGTAGAGCTACTTATGTGGATGATTTGCGTTTTAAGGAAATGGCTTATGCTGCTCTAGTACTCAGTACTGTAGCGCATGCAGAACTAATTCATGTAGATATAGAAAAAGCGCTTGAAACAGAAGGTGTAATGGCAGTGTACACCTTCTTTAATACACCGAATACTGTATATAATAGTGCAGCTCCATTTGATACAAAGGATTTTCCAGCTCAGGAATGTCTTTTTTCTAAAAAGATTCGCCACCAAGGTGATCGCATCGCCATGGTTATTGCCGAAACGAAAGAACAAGCAAAGCTAGCGGCAAAAGAGATTAGTTATGAGATTACGCCCTTGCCGAGCGTGCTTAGTATTGAAGAGGCCTTAAAAAAAGATGCGCCTAAGATTGACCCATCGGGAAATCTAGTCGGAACCTGCGAAATGATGAGTGGGGACATGGAGGTGGCCCAAGGAAATGCTGATAAGGAATTCAGAACAAAAATATTAATTCCTTCTTACCATCAAGCGGCGATGGAACCCCATGGTGTCGTGGCTGATTGCGATGAGCTGGGTGGGGTTGTCGTGTACACACCTACTCAGAATATATTTTCAGCGCGCATGATTTGTGCCAAGGTGCTTGGCATTAGTGAAGCCCAAGTGAGGGTCGTGCAGACGACGATGGGGGGATCTTTCGGTTCCAAACTAGAAATCATCCTGGAACCGCTATGCGCCTATGCGGCTTACCAGTTGAAACGTCCTGTGAAGCTGGTGTTGACGCGCAAGCAAACCATGGTGGCAAGCCGCAGGAGTTATGGCATTCAGGCAGATATATGTAGTTATATACAATCTGGAAAATGGATTGGAATGGATATCGACATTGTGGCCGACGCGGGTGCCTATTGCTCAAGTGGGCAGGATTTTATTTGGGCTATGAGCGCCAAACCCTTTCGCCTATATAAAATCCCGCATGTGAGATATCGGGCAAAATCAGTTCTTACCAATAAAACGACAGCTTCTGCGATGCGAGGTTATGGTTCTACCCAACTAATTACTGCACTCGAACATCATGTTGATGCGCTGGCCAGACATCTGTCACAAGATCCTGGTGAATGGCGAAAAGAGTATGCCTTGGGTCCTGAAGACAAAGATTTGAGGGATGAAAAGTCTTTCGGCAGTATTGGACTCAAACAATGTATCGATGAAGGATTAAACGCTTTTAATTGGCCATTGGGTATTTCTAGTGAGGATGAAGAGTATTGGTATGGTGCCTCCTTAGCCTTGGGTATACATGGCAACGGAATGTATCCAGTACATACTGACCTCACGACCATGGGACTTAAATTGAATATGGATGGAAGTCTAATCTTATCTACAGGTACGGTAGATATGGGAACAGGTGCCAACACTAGCTTTCGGATGATGGTTTCTGCTATATTGGGTGTTCCGATGGAAAAAATTGGAATCATGCATGGCGATACTACGGCATGCCCTTATGATTTAGGATGCTATGCCAGCCGGAGCATATTTGTAGCGGGAAATGCAGCTGTCAAGGTTGCTACCAGCATGAAAAAAATGGTGGAAAAGGACACGGGCTTAGAATTAGAGCAGGTGGATCTTGCTGTTTATGCACTCGATGCTTTTACGAGATGTGGCAAAGATATTTGTTGCTCAGAAACCTTTGTCTCCCAAGCAGACCCCATGAGCTACGCTGCTCATTTTGCGCGAGTGCGTGTACATAAGAAAACGCAGGTTGTCCAAGTACTGGATTATTTGGCTGCCCATGATATTGGTCGAGCGATTAACCCTTTAAGCCTAGAAGGCCAAATTGAAGGAGCTGTCCAGATGGGTATCGGCATGGCTCTTAAAGAAGGACTCCGATATGACAATGTGGGGAAACTAATAAATGATAACTTTAAAAAGTATCCGCTAGTCCATGCAAAAGAAATGCCAAATATCCAAGTGAAATTAATTGAAAGCAATGAAAAAGCTGGCCCATTTGGAGCCAAAAGCATCGGCGAAATTTCTGCAGTACCTAGTGTAGCAGCAGTGTGTAATGCGGTAGCTGTGGCTTTGAATAGGACGATTGATATGTTACCAATTCAAGAATTCATGGATAGGGTATAG
- a CDS encoding YlbF family regulator, giving the protein MIKDIAKELADAIVGSKEYMEYKKARAALEHDEANFELLEELRQRQWEIQLDALLGKEAPFADTEEVDEIYSSVVDNEKINQFLLAEYRFTKVLTEVQNILLESIETPKDNNENIALH; this is encoded by the coding sequence GTGATTAAAGATATAGCGAAGGAACTGGCGGATGCTATTGTTGGTTCCAAAGAATACATGGAATATAAAAAGGCCAGGGCAGCGCTGGAACACGATGAGGCTAATTTCGAGCTTTTGGAGGAATTAAGACAGAGACAATGGGAAATACAGCTGGATGCCTTGCTAGGCAAGGAAGCACCGTTTGCGGACACGGAAGAAGTAGATGAAATTTACTCAAGTGTCGTCGATAATGAGAAAATCAACCAGTTTTTATTAGCTGAATATCGATTTACCAAGGTTCTTACTGAGGTTCAGAATATCTTACTCGAGTCCATTGAAACACCGAAAGATAACAATGAGAACATTGCTTTGCATTAG
- a CDS encoding formate dehydrogenase accessory sulfurtransferase FdhD, protein MYYTNKDIIRYEKGHYIPVRDKVIMEDEIEVICGKTRLGSYPCTNKERDLLALGLAYCNGYQVNANTPVVLEDNKVLLPEIAKRTQADCIISDLRYDADDLLNRMQQLRDRPGLFALTGGTHNGALIYQGELTACTEDISRHCMLDKLIGVVLKNGWDFSKIAILLSCRVSESIMRKLVAAGFPIAVSMSAVTDKAIEIANERGMTLAGFARGNRMNIYAGDRIGKGEKCD, encoded by the coding sequence ATGTACTATACTAATAAAGATATTATTCGATATGAAAAAGGACACTATATACCGGTTCGTGACAAGGTAATCATGGAGGACGAGATCGAAGTGATTTGTGGAAAAACACGGTTAGGAAGCTATCCTTGCACGAATAAGGAACGGGACTTACTCGCCCTAGGTCTAGCCTATTGCAATGGCTATCAGGTGAATGCGAACACCCCAGTCGTACTAGAAGATAACAAGGTCCTTTTACCTGAAATTGCGAAACGTACTCAAGCGGATTGCATAATATCAGACTTACGTTACGATGCAGATGATTTATTGAATAGGATGCAACAACTACGAGATAGGCCTGGATTATTCGCACTGACCGGGGGAACACATAATGGAGCCTTGATTTATCAAGGCGAACTCACCGCTTGTACGGAAGATATTAGCCGCCACTGCATGTTAGATAAACTGATTGGAGTGGTTCTAAAAAATGGTTGGGATTTTTCTAAGATAGCCATTTTGTTAAGTTGCCGGGTATCTGAAAGTATCATGCGTAAATTAGTTGCAGCTGGATTTCCTATTGCCGTATCTATGTCTGCAGTGACGGATAAAGCGATAGAAATAGCCAACGAACGTGGAATGACATTGGCGGGTTTTGCTCGTGGGAATAGAATGAATATCTATGCGGGAGATAGGATAGGAAAAGGGGAAAAGTGTGATTAA
- a CDS encoding YigZ family protein: MVETEDEAKTWIKEMKIKYKDATHNCSAYVVGIQKEHKFYDDNGEPHGTAGRPILGAIDSLDVTNVAIVVTRYFGGKKLGVRGLIDAYSQVARDALESSEITCLLVTSEIRILTDYKHVDRIHYLIKDNGAKILQEVFLADVEIQVSIAKNQAEPFVEQLRMFAKQANVI, translated from the coding sequence ATGGTGGAAACTGAGGATGAGGCTAAGACTTGGATTAAAGAGATGAAAATAAAGTACAAGGATGCTACTCATAACTGCAGTGCCTACGTTGTTGGGATCCAAAAGGAACACAAATTTTATGATGATAACGGCGAACCACATGGCACGGCTGGTCGACCAATCCTAGGTGCCATCGATTCCTTAGATGTAACCAATGTGGCAATCGTAGTTACTCGCTATTTTGGGGGTAAGAAGTTGGGTGTCCGAGGTTTAATCGATGCCTATAGTCAGGTAGCGCGTGATGCGCTTGAAAGCAGTGAGATTACCTGTCTTCTTGTCACCAGCGAGATTCGTATTCTAACCGATTATAAACATGTGGATAGAATTCATTATTTGATTAAGGATAATGGAGCGAAAATTTTACAGGAAGTATTCCTTGCAGATGTTGAAATTCAGGTTAGCATTGCTAAAAATCAGGCAGAGCCTTTTGTAGAACAGCTTAGAATGTTTGCCAAGCAAGCTAACGTCATATAG